A region of the Actinomycetota bacterium genome:
AGGTCGTCACCGTCACGTCGGGCAGCCGAACGCTGAAGGACGCGATGAACGAGGCGATGCGCGACTGGGCGGCGTCCGTTCGCGAGACGCACTACGTGATCGGCTCGGTCGCCGGACCACACCCGTTCCCCGTTCTCGTCCGAGAGTTCCAGCGCGTGATCGGAGAAGAGACGCGGTCGCAGCTCCGCGACGTGGAGGGACGCGATCCCGACGCCGTCGTCGCGTGCGTCGGCGGCGGGAGCAACGCGATGGGCATCTTCGCCGCGTTCGTCGAGGCGCCGGACGTCCGACTGATCGGCGTTGAGGCCGGCGGACGAGGCAACGGGCCGGGCGAGCACTGCCGCTCCCTGACGCTCGGCGAACCCGGTGTGCTCCACGGCTCACTTTCGTATCTGCTGCAGGACGAGGACGGGCAGGTGCTGCCGACGCACTCGATCTCGGCCGGGCTCGACTACCCGGGCGTCGGCCCGGAGCACTCCTATCTGAAGGAGTCCGGCCGTGCCGAGTACGTCGCCGCGACCGATGCGCAGGCGCTCGAGGGGTTCCAGGCACTGGCCGGGAACGAAGGGATCCTGCCGGCGCTGGAGCCGGCTCACGCCATCGGTTGGCTCCTCACCAGGCCGCTGCCCGAGGGCTCGCTCGTCGTGGTGAACGTCTCGGGGCGCGGCGACAAGGACCTCGAAACGGTCCGCACGGCGCTCGGCGTCGACGCCGTCACACCCCCGTGACGGGGGACCTCGAGGTCGCGCTCCGAAGGCGCCGGGACGCCGGAGGGTGCGCGTTCGTCCCCTACGTCACGGGCGGGCTCGACGGCGTGGACGCCGATCTGTTGCGCGACCTCGCCGCCGCCGGCGCCGATGCCATCGAGGTCGGCATCCCGTTCTCCGACCCGGTGATGGATGGGAGCGTGATCCAGGAGGCGTCGCGCCGAGCGTTGGAAGGGGGTACGCGCCCCGAAGACGTGCTGCGCACCATCCACGGCGCGAGCGTCGACGTTCCGGTCGCCGTGATGACGTACTTCAACCCGGTGCTTCGTCACGGCGTGAGCGCGTTCCTCGACCACGCGGCCGACGCCGGCGTCACGGGCGTCATCGTTCCGGACCTCCCCGTGGACGAAGCCGACGACGTCGCCGCGGCGTGCAGGTCCTCGGGGGTCGCGCCGGTGTTCCTGGCCGCGCCCAGCACCAGCCACGAACGCCTTCGCGCGATCGCGGGGGTCGCCGCGGGATTCGTCTACTGCGTCGCCACGTACGGGGTGACCGGCGAGCGCGAGGCGCTGTCGGGAACGGCGGCGCAGGTCGTCGAGGCGCTCCGCCCCCTCACCGATCTGCCGTTGCTGGTCGGCGTGGGGATCGGGACGCCGGAGCAGGCAGCCGATGCGTGCGGGTTCGCCGACGGTGTCGTCGTCGGCAGCGCGCTCGTCCGGCACCTGCTGGGGGGCGATCGGGACGCCGCCGTCAGGCTGGCCGGCGCGTTCCGCGACGCCGTCCCGTCCTGAGGCACCCCCTGGAGCAGTCCCTCGAGCGTGCCGGTTGCGTACTGATACGAGAAAGCCCGGTGGCCGCGTCCGCGGCCGATGTGATAGGTAGCAGGCGATCGACTCGAAGGAGGGGGTTTCATGAGGAAGCGCAGGCTTTTCGGCCTGCTCGCGCTCTTCGCAGCGCTGACCCTCGTCACCGCCGCGTGTGCGGACGACGATGAGGGCGGCGGTGGCGGTGCCACGGGTGGCGGCGGCGCCTCCGCATGTGAAGAGGACGAGTTCGGCTGCGTCGAGTACGCCGAGGGCGAGCCGATCCACCTGGCGACGCTCCTGTCGATCTCGGGTGCGACCGCAGCCCTGGGGACCGACAGCAACCGAGGGGTGGAGTTGGCGATCGACAACCTCGACGGCTCGCTCGACGCGACGCCGGGCCAGCTCATGGGGCGCGACATCGAGGTGACCCAGGAGGACGACGGCTGCTCGGCCGAGGGCGGCCAGGCGGGTGGCACGGCGCTTGCCGCCGACGAGACGGTCGTCGCCGTCATCGGCACGACGTGCTCGAGCGCGGCGCTCGGTGTGGCCGACACGATCCTCTCGGACGAAGGGATCCTCCTGTTCTCGCCGTCTAACACCAACCCCGGGCTGACGTCGGAGGAGGCGCACGTGCCGTTCTACGCGCGCACGGCGCACAACGACCTGATCCAGGGCGCGATCGTGGCTGAGTTCGTCTACAACGAGCTGGGCGTCGACACGGCGGCGACGATCAACGACGAGAGCCCCTACGCGGATGGCCTCGCGGCAGCGTTCCGCGACACGTTCGAGGGTCTCGGCGGGACGATCACCGCCGTCGAGCAGGTTCAGAGCACCGACGAGGACCTCAGCGCCGTTCTCCGAAGCGTCGCCGAGGGCAATCCTGGCGTGGTGTACGGGCCGAACTTCAACCCGGTTTGCGCTCTCACGTACTCCCAGGGCGCGGAGGTCCTCCCGGCGGAGACGATCCAGCTGGGCTCCGACGGATGTCTGGAGAGCGCGTTCTTCGAGCTCGCCGGCAGCCCGTCGGGCGACTACTACGCGTCCTCTCCGGACCTGACGGTGTTCCAGGAAGGCGCGTTCTACCGGGACGAGTTCCTCCCGGCTTACCGCGAGCAGTTCGGTGAGGCGCCGACGGCCGTCTTCCACGCGCACGCGTACGACGCCGCGAACGTCCTGTTCCAGGCGATCGAGGAGGTGGCCATCGAAGACGGCGGGTCGCTGTTGATCCCGCGGACGGCGCTGAAGGACGCCGTGCTCGCGACGAGCGGGTACGAAGGCGTCTCCGGCGTCATCACCTGCACGCCGCTGGGCGACTGCGCGACCGAAGTCACGATCGGCCTCTTCCAGTACCCCAACTGGCCGGTCGAGGGAGGCGAGGAGCCCGCCGACGCGGTGTACACCGACACGAAGACGCTAGAGGACGTCACCTAGGAGACGTTCGCGTAAACAAGACGATCGCTACGGGCGGGCCGTCGGCCCGCCCGTAGCGTTTGCAGATGGACTACGCTCGGCCGCATGTCGACGGCAACGGGTACAGATGCGACGCGCGACGTGCGGGTGGGCCGCCTCGAGCGACTGCCGTGGCGGACCATCATCCTCGTCGTCCTCGCCGTCCTGATCCTGACGACGATTGCGATCGGCGCATTTCGAACGCTCACCGAGGACGCCTACTCCGCCGATGCGTGGCGCGACTTCATCGTCCTGGGCCTCGCCCAGGGCGCCATCTACGCCCTGATCGCGCTGGGCTACACGCTCGTGTACGGGATCCTGCGCATGATCAACTTCGCCCACGGCGAGGTGTTCATGTTGGGCGCCTTTGCGTCGTACTTCTTTTCGGCCGCGTATGCCGAGAGCGGGTTCCTGGACCGACAGCCTCTCCTCGCGCTGGCGATCCTGCTCGTGGTGGCGATGGCCACGTCCGCCGGCGTGGCCATGTTGCTCGAACGAGTGGCGTACCGTCCGCTGCGCGGCGCACCACGCCTGGTTCCGCTGATCACCGCGATCGGTGCGTCGCTGTTCCTCGCGAACACGGCGCGCGGCTTCTTCGGCTCGTCGCCGCGCGGCTACCGCAAGCCCAAGCTTCTCGAAGGGTCGTGGACGGTTCTCGGCGGCGACGTGCCGAAGATCCGCGTGGTCGTGCTGCTCACCGCCGCGGTGGCCGTGATCGCGCTGTCCTTGTTCGTCGCCAGGACGAAGACGGGCAGGTCGATGCGGGCCGTCGCCGAGGACAGCGAGATCGCAAGCCTCATGGGCGTGAACGTGGACGGCGTCATCGTCACGACGTTCGCGATCGGGGGTTTGCTGGCGGGGATCGCCGGCGTGCTGTACTCGATGACGTTCGAACAGGTCAACTTCTTCATGGGCTTCCAGATCGGCATCGCCGCGTTCACGGCGGCGGTGTTGGGGGGGATCGGCAGCATCGCGGGCGCGGCCATCGGCGGTCTCTCACTCGGCCTTCTCCAGGCCCTGGGTCCATCGCTGATCCTGACCGGCTATCACATCCCCTCGCCGTTCCAGCTGAGAGAGGCGTTCACGTTCCTCGTGCTCGTCCTCGTGCTGATCTTCCGCCCTGGCGGCATCCTCGGCACCGGTGAGGCGGAGAAGGTCTGAGGTGGGTCCCGTGGGGCTGCGGTCCGCGATCGCCGCGGGGTTGGTCGGCGCCATCGGGTCTCTCTATTTCGCGCTCGTCGGCCTGACCGAGCGGTTCGGCGACCTCGAGCTCATCGGAGAGCAGGTCACGCTGGGCCGACTGCTCCTCGTCCTCCCGCCGCTCGTGGCCGGCTACGTCGTGAGTCGGCCACGGGTCGTCGCCGGCGAGCGGCGGATCCCCACTCCCGCGGAGGCAGCGTTCGCCGGCGCGTCGACCGGTGCCATCGCCGGGGCGGCCTTCGGCGCCGCCGTCGTCTTCGCCGATTGGTTCGACGTCAACCGGATCCGTGAGGTGTTCATCACGGTCTCGCCCGGGCTGATCGAGTTCGTGACGTTCGAGCGTGGAGTCGCCGCGGGGTTCGTCATCCTCGTCGTTATCGGCGTTGTGGGCGGCGCGGTCGGAGGAGTGCTTCGGGCGTCGTCACCGCTGGTGCGCACTCCGATCGTCCTCGGCGCCTCCGTGGCGATCCTCCTGGGACTGCTCCAGCGGATCATCCCCGTCGCCATGCGGCAATTGGATCTCGACCCCTCCTTTCTGTACGAGGTCAGTGGGGGGCTGACGGTCCCGGCCGGCGTCGCCGTGTTCGCCCTGACCGCGGGCGCAAACGTCCTATGGACACGGTCGGGGCCTCAGGTTCGCGACCGGGTCCGTACCTCGGCGCGTGAACAACCGGTCGCGCGGACTGCCGTGCTGATCGTGATCTTGGCGGTGGCCGCGATCTTGCCGCTCCTCGTCGGCTCGGTCATCTCCGAGGTGCTCGGCACGGTCATGGTCTTCATGCTCCTCGGCCTCGGGCTCAACATCGTGGTGGGGTACGCGGGCCTACTTGACCTGGGGTACGTGGCGTTCTTCGCGTTCGGTGCGTACGCGCTCGCGCTCCTCACCGGCGCGATGCTGAACACGACGGTCGGCGCTGCCGAGCCCGCGTTCTCGCTGAATCTGAACTTCTACATTGCCGTGTGGGTGGTCGCGGCGCTCGCGGCCGGCGTCGGCGTGCTGATCGGGGCGCCGGTGCTGCGACTACGCGGTGATTACCTGGCGATCGTGACCCTCGGCCTTGGCGAGATCGTGAGCATCCTCACGCAGTCGCGATGGCTGCAGCCGCTCGTCGGCGGGCCGCAGGGGACAAGGGGCATCACCGACGCCGCGATTGGCGACTTTTCGTTCCGCCCGCCACAGAATTTCTATTACCTCGCCTTCGCGTTCGTCGTTCTCGCGGTGTTCGTGTCGTGGCGTCTATCTGCTTCTCGCATCGGACGAGCGTGGAACGCGATGCGCGAGGACGAGCAGGTCGCCGACGCGATGGGCATCAGCACCACGAAGTACAAGTTGCTCGCGTTCGCGATGGGCGGCGCCATCGGGTCGGTCGGCGGAGCGCTGTTTGCCGTCAAGATCGGCTCGCTCACGCCGGCGAGCTTTCAGATCCTCGTCTCGATCACCGCGCTCGCTGTCGTCATCCTGGGCGGTCTGGGGAGCATTCCCGGTGTCGTCGTCGGCGCGCTCGTTCTGATCGGACTGCCCGGGCTTCTGCGCGAGTTCGAGGAGTACCGCCTGCTGATCTACGGCGGTGTTCTCGTCGCGATCATGGTCCTTCGTCCACAGGGCCTCGTACCGAACGTCCGCCGCACGCGTGAGCTCCACGAGGAAGAGGTGGAGCAGGACGCCTGGGCCGCGGGCGCTGCACAGCGCGAGGAGCCGTACGCCACGGTCGTGGTCGGCGACACGGTCGAGGAGGAGGAGCGCTCCACGTGAGCGACGCCAAGCCACTGCTCCAATTGCGGAACGTGGCCAAGCACTTCGGCGGCCTGTACGCGCTATCCGGGCTCGACATGCAGGTGAACGAGGGGGAAATCGTTTCGGTCATCGGGCCGAACGGCGCCGGGAAGAGCACGATGTTCAACGTCGTGACCGGTCTGTACGAACCGGACGACGGCGACGTGCTCTTCAAGGAACAGAGTGTCGTGGGGCTCGCACCGAACCAGATCACGCGTCTGGGGATCGCGCGGACGTTTCAGACGGTGCACCTGTTCCCGAACATGACGGTGCTCGAGAACGCCATGGTCGGACAGCACTGTCGCACCCGCTCCGGTGTGTTCGGCGCGGTCTTTCGTCCGCCCAGGACGCAGCGCGAGGAGGAGCGCATCCGTGAGCGGGCCAAGGAAGCCCTCGAGTTCTTCGGGCGGCGCCTCGCGGGCTACCGGCAGGATCAACCGGCCTTCGCGCTCTCCTATGCGAACCGTCGCCGGCTGGAGATGGCGCGCGCGATCGCGACGGAGCCGATCCTCATCTCCCTCGACGAGCCCACTGCTGGCATGAACCCTCGTGAGACGCTCGAGCTGCGCGACCACATCGTGCGCATGCGCGACGAGCGCGGGCTGACCGTCTTGGTGATCGAGCACGACATGCGGGTCGTCAAGGGCGTCTCGGATCGGGTGATCGCGCTCGACTACGGGCGCAAGATCGCGGAGGGCACGTACGAGGAGGTCGCCAACAACGCGCAGGTGATCGAGGCGTACCTGGGGACGAAGGCGGCGGGATGAACGACGACGTCACGACGGAGACGCCGGCGCGAGACGCGCAGACCGTGGCGTCGGACGTGCAGCCCGTTCAGACCGAAGCGATGCCGACGCCGGCGCAACCGGTCGCGTCGGGGGACGGCGATCGCCGACCGATCCTCGAGCTCCGCAACGTGAGCACGCACTACGGGCTCGTCGCCGTGCTTCGGAACGTGAACGTCGAGATCTACCCCGGCGAGATGGTGTGCCTGCTGGGCGGCAACGCGTCGGGGAAGACGACGACGCTCCGGACGATCCTCGGGTACGTGGCGCCGTCCGAGGGCGAGGTGTTTCTCGACGGCGAGGTGGTGAGCGGCCTCCCGACGACCCAGATCGTCCGCCGTGGCATCTCGATGGTGCCGGAGAACCGGCGGCTGTTTGCCAACATGACCGTCGACGAGAACCTCGACCTCGGCGCGTACCAGCGGAAGGACAAGGGGAAGGTCGCCGAGGACCGCGAACGGATCCTCGAGACGTTTCCCCGGATCCGCGAACGGCTGAGGCAGAAGGCGGGGACGCTCTCGGGAGGCGAGCAGCAGATGGTTGCTATGGGCCGGGCGCTCATGGCCGACCCGAAGGTCCTGCTGATGGACGAGCCGTCGATGGGACTCGCGCCGATCCTGGTCGAGCAGGTCTTCGAGATCATCAAGTCGATCCGGAGCCTCGGCCGGACGATCTTCGTCGTCGAGCAGAACGCGAACATGGCGCTGTCGATCGCCGACCGCGGCTACGTCATCCAGACCGGTGAGGTCGTTCTCGCCGATACCGCGCAGAACCTGCTCGACAACCCGCTCATGCGGGAGGCGTACCTCGGCGAGCTCTGAGCGAGCGAGGGGCGGCGTGCCGTTCGTGGACGCCGAGACGCTCGCGCACGCCTTGCCGATGACCGCGGCGATCGACGCGCTCGAGGCGGCGTTCGGCGCTGAGCGGCTGCCGGAGGCGCCGATGCGGACCCACGTGGAGACGCGCGCCGGAACGCTGCTGCTGATGCCGGCCTTCGGAGAGCCGGGCGTCGGCGTGAAGCTGGTCACGCTGACGCCGTCGAACCCGGATCGCCGGCTCCCGTTCATCCACGCGGTGTACGTGCTGTTCGAGTCCGTCGGTCAGGCGCCGGTTGCGCTGCTCGACGGTGCGGCGCTGACCGCGCTTCGGACGGCGGCGGTGAGCGGTCTGGCGACGAGGCACCTCGCGCGCGACGAGGCGAGCCGGCTGGCGATCTTTGGGGCCGGCGTGCAGGCGAGGTCGCACCTGCGGGCGATGCTCGCGGTCCGCCCGATCGAGGACGTCGTGGTGGTCTCTCGCACACGCGAGCGCGCCGATACGCTCGTGAAGGAGGCCGGAGTGGCCGCGCGCGTCGGTGCTCGGGACGACGTAGGGGACCGCGATCTCGTGTGTACGTGCACGACGAGCGCGACGCCCGTGTTCGACGGCTCGCTGCTCGCGCCGGGGACGCACGTGAACGCGGTCGGTGCGTATAAGCCGGACTTACGCGAGCTCGATACGGAGACGATCGAGCGAGCGCGCGTCGTCGTCGAAACGCGTGAGGCCGCGATGGAAGAGGCGGGCGATCTGCTGATCCCGATGAAGGAGGGCGCGATCGGCGAGGATCACGTCGTGGCCGATCTATCGGAGGTGGTCCGCGGCGAGACGGTGCGGCGAACGGCCCAAGACGTCACGGTGTTCAAGTCGGTCGGCGTGGCGTTCGAGGACCTCGTCGTGGCGCGGGCGGCCGTCGATCGACTCGGCTCGTGAGCCGAACCGCGGACGTCGTGATCGTCGGCGGGGGAGTGGTCGGCGCGAGCGCGGCGTACCACCTCGCCTCGGCTGGAGCGGGCCGAGTTGTCGTGCTCGAACGCGAGAATCGGCTGGGCGCCGGCTCGACCGGAGCGTGCGCGGGCGGGTTCCGAACGCAGTTCTCGAGCGACGTGAACATCCGGCTCTCGCAGGCCAGCGTTCCGATGATCACGGGGTTCACCGAGGAGCACGGCCTTCCCCTCGACGTCGCGCAGCACGGATACCTGTTCCTCGTTCGCGACGAAGGGCTGTGGGAAGAGTTCGTGACAGCGAACGAGCTTCAGCGCTCGCTCGGCGTCGAGGCGACGCTGC
Encoded here:
- the trpB gene encoding tryptophan synthase subunit beta, yielding MSVTAPTRPDARGRFGRFGGRYVPEILIPALDELASAWSELRGDAAFRGELDALLRDYVGRPSPLTFASRLSDALGYRIWLKREDLNHTGAHKINNTLGQVLLARRLGKRRIIAETGAGMHGVATATASALFGLPCVVYMGEEDTVRQAPNVARMQLLGAEVVTVTSGSRTLKDAMNEAMRDWAASVRETHYVIGSVAGPHPFPVLVREFQRVIGEETRSQLRDVEGRDPDAVVACVGGGSNAMGIFAAFVEAPDVRLIGVEAGGRGNGPGEHCRSLTLGEPGVLHGSLSYLLQDEDGQVLPTHSISAGLDYPGVGPEHSYLKESGRAEYVAATDAQALEGFQALAGNEGILPALEPAHAIGWLLTRPLPEGSLVVVNVSGRGDKDLETVRTALGVDAVTPP
- the trpA gene encoding tryptophan synthase subunit alpha, which produces MTGDLEVALRRRRDAGGCAFVPYVTGGLDGVDADLLRDLAAAGADAIEVGIPFSDPVMDGSVIQEASRRALEGGTRPEDVLRTIHGASVDVPVAVMTYFNPVLRHGVSAFLDHAADAGVTGVIVPDLPVDEADDVAAACRSSGVAPVFLAAPSTSHERLRAIAGVAAGFVYCVATYGVTGEREALSGTAAQVVEALRPLTDLPLLVGVGIGTPEQAADACGFADGVVVGSALVRHLLGGDRDAAVRLAGAFRDAVPS
- a CDS encoding branched-chain amino acid ABC transporter substrate-binding protein, whose product is MRKRRLFGLLALFAALTLVTAACADDDEGGGGGATGGGGASACEEDEFGCVEYAEGEPIHLATLLSISGATAALGTDSNRGVELAIDNLDGSLDATPGQLMGRDIEVTQEDDGCSAEGGQAGGTALAADETVVAVIGTTCSSAALGVADTILSDEGILLFSPSNTNPGLTSEEAHVPFYARTAHNDLIQGAIVAEFVYNELGVDTAATINDESPYADGLAAAFRDTFEGLGGTITAVEQVQSTDEDLSAVLRSVAEGNPGVVYGPNFNPVCALTYSQGAEVLPAETIQLGSDGCLESAFFELAGSPSGDYYASSPDLTVFQEGAFYRDEFLPAYREQFGEAPTAVFHAHAYDAANVLFQAIEEVAIEDGGSLLIPRTALKDAVLATSGYEGVSGVITCTPLGDCATEVTIGLFQYPNWPVEGGEEPADAVYTDTKTLEDVT
- a CDS encoding branched-chain amino acid ABC transporter permease produces the protein MSTATGTDATRDVRVGRLERLPWRTIILVVLAVLILTTIAIGAFRTLTEDAYSADAWRDFIVLGLAQGAIYALIALGYTLVYGILRMINFAHGEVFMLGAFASYFFSAAYAESGFLDRQPLLALAILLVVAMATSAGVAMLLERVAYRPLRGAPRLVPLITAIGASLFLANTARGFFGSSPRGYRKPKLLEGSWTVLGGDVPKIRVVVLLTAAVAVIALSLFVARTKTGRSMRAVAEDSEIASLMGVNVDGVIVTTFAIGGLLAGIAGVLYSMTFEQVNFFMGFQIGIAAFTAAVLGGIGSIAGAAIGGLSLGLLQALGPSLILTGYHIPSPFQLREAFTFLVLVLVLIFRPGGILGTGEAEKV
- a CDS encoding leucine/isoleucine/valine transporter permease subunit — its product is MGLRSAIAAGLVGAIGSLYFALVGLTERFGDLELIGEQVTLGRLLLVLPPLVAGYVVSRPRVVAGERRIPTPAEAAFAGASTGAIAGAAFGAAVVFADWFDVNRIREVFITVSPGLIEFVTFERGVAAGFVILVVIGVVGGAVGGVLRASSPLVRTPIVLGASVAILLGLLQRIIPVAMRQLDLDPSFLYEVSGGLTVPAGVAVFALTAGANVLWTRSGPQVRDRVRTSAREQPVARTAVLIVILAVAAILPLLVGSVISEVLGTVMVFMLLGLGLNIVVGYAGLLDLGYVAFFAFGAYALALLTGAMLNTTVGAAEPAFSLNLNFYIAVWVVAALAAGVGVLIGAPVLRLRGDYLAIVTLGLGEIVSILTQSRWLQPLVGGPQGTRGITDAAIGDFSFRPPQNFYYLAFAFVVLAVFVSWRLSASRIGRAWNAMREDEQVADAMGISTTKYKLLAFAMGGAIGSVGGALFAVKIGSLTPASFQILVSITALAVVILGGLGSIPGVVVGALVLIGLPGLLREFEEYRLLIYGGVLVAIMVLRPQGLVPNVRRTRELHEEEVEQDAWAAGAAQREEPYATVVVGDTVEEEERST
- a CDS encoding ABC transporter ATP-binding protein; the encoded protein is MSDAKPLLQLRNVAKHFGGLYALSGLDMQVNEGEIVSVIGPNGAGKSTMFNVVTGLYEPDDGDVLFKEQSVVGLAPNQITRLGIARTFQTVHLFPNMTVLENAMVGQHCRTRSGVFGAVFRPPRTQREEERIRERAKEALEFFGRRLAGYRQDQPAFALSYANRRRLEMARAIATEPILISLDEPTAGMNPRETLELRDHIVRMRDERGLTVLVIEHDMRVVKGVSDRVIALDYGRKIAEGTYEEVANNAQVIEAYLGTKAAG
- a CDS encoding ABC transporter ATP-binding protein codes for the protein MPTPAQPVASGDGDRRPILELRNVSTHYGLVAVLRNVNVEIYPGEMVCLLGGNASGKTTTLRTILGYVAPSEGEVFLDGEVVSGLPTTQIVRRGISMVPENRRLFANMTVDENLDLGAYQRKDKGKVAEDRERILETFPRIRERLRQKAGTLSGGEQQMVAMGRALMADPKVLLMDEPSMGLAPILVEQVFEIIKSIRSLGRTIFVVEQNANMALSIADRGYVIQTGEVVLADTAQNLLDNPLMREAYLGEL
- a CDS encoding ornithine cyclodeaminase family protein; translated protein: MPFVDAETLAHALPMTAAIDALEAAFGAERLPEAPMRTHVETRAGTLLLMPAFGEPGVGVKLVTLTPSNPDRRLPFIHAVYVLFESVGQAPVALLDGAALTALRTAAVSGLATRHLARDEASRLAIFGAGVQARSHLRAMLAVRPIEDVVVVSRTRERADTLVKEAGVAARVGARDDVGDRDLVCTCTTSATPVFDGSLLAPGTHVNAVGAYKPDLRELDTETIERARVVVETREAAMEEAGDLLIPMKEGAIGEDHVVADLSEVVRGETVRRTAQDVTVFKSVGVAFEDLVVARAAVDRLGS